One stretch of Rhodopirellula islandica DNA includes these proteins:
- a CDS encoding Mrp/NBP35 family ATP-binding protein — protein MTTPVEPDALIASLRERIGQHPDPETGRPIQSTGQLGEITLDGDTIKLSVGITSHCQPIADEIADTIRDLALTVAPGKTIEVQTPVHARPPARLGQVGLKAKSVILVGSGKGGVGKSTVATSLALTLRRLGATVGLMDADVYGPSVPHLLGLSGRPAISEDKKIEPIRLGPNGESGVPPETVGAMPVMSMGFLLEPDQAVIWRGPMLHGSIQQFLRDTSWGELDYLVIDMPPGTGDIALTLSQAIPITGAVVVCTPQEVALLDAVKAISMFRKVNIPIAGMVENMSGFTCPDCGKTYDIFGRGGARDKAEQLSVPYLGGLPIDITLREAGDAGKLAEVIATDHRARAPFDQVARSLVRNLAAKAASAPPKASLPTL, from the coding sequence ATGACGACTCCCGTCGAACCCGACGCCCTGATCGCCTCCCTTCGCGAACGAATCGGCCAACACCCGGATCCAGAAACCGGCCGGCCGATCCAAAGCACCGGGCAATTGGGTGAAATCACGCTGGACGGCGACACGATCAAGCTGTCCGTCGGGATCACGTCCCACTGCCAACCGATCGCCGACGAAATCGCGGACACGATTCGCGATCTGGCCCTGACCGTCGCACCGGGCAAAACCATCGAGGTGCAAACACCTGTGCATGCTCGCCCGCCGGCTCGTTTGGGCCAGGTTGGCTTGAAAGCCAAAAGCGTGATCCTGGTCGGCAGCGGCAAGGGCGGCGTCGGCAAGAGCACCGTGGCAACCTCACTTGCACTGACGCTTCGTCGCTTGGGGGCAACCGTTGGCCTGATGGACGCCGACGTGTACGGCCCCAGCGTCCCACACCTGCTGGGATTGTCAGGACGACCGGCGATCTCCGAGGACAAAAAGATCGAACCGATTCGCCTCGGTCCCAACGGCGAATCAGGAGTCCCACCTGAAACAGTTGGCGCCATGCCGGTGATGTCGATGGGATTCTTGCTGGAACCCGATCAAGCCGTGATCTGGCGTGGCCCGATGCTGCACGGTTCGATCCAACAATTCCTTCGAGACACATCCTGGGGCGAACTGGATTACCTGGTCATCGACATGCCACCGGGCACCGGCGACATCGCCTTGACGCTCTCCCAAGCGATTCCGATCACCGGAGCGGTTGTGGTTTGCACGCCACAAGAAGTCGCTTTGCTGGATGCCGTCAAAGCCATCAGCATGTTCCGCAAGGTCAACATTCCGATCGCGGGCATGGTTGAAAACATGAGCGGCTTCACTTGCCCGGATTGCGGCAAGACCTACGACATCTTCGGTCGTGGCGGGGCACGCGACAAAGCCGAACAACTCAGTGTTCCCTACTTGGGCGGGTTGCCAATCGACATCACGCTTCGCGAAGCGGGCGACGCAGGCAAATTGGCGGAGGTCATCGCCACCGACCACCGTGCCCGCGCCCCGTTTGATCAAGTCGCTCGATCCTTGGTCCGAAATCTGGCTGCGAAAGCCGCTTCGGCGCCGCCCAAGGCCTCGCTCCCAACACTGTGA
- a CDS encoding 2-hydroxyacid dehydrogenase, with the protein MKIACFSTKPYDEKFLSAAAENFSHEMVFLEHRLDASTVVLVDGCDAVCAFVNDTLDASVLEKLSEFGIGLLAMRCAGINNVDLDAAAKFGVRVVRVPRYSPYAVAEHTVGLILTLNRKIHKAYNRVRENNFSIDGFLGFDLHGRTFGVIGTGAIGRVLARIMNGFGCRVLLYDPYPNEEAKQLGEYVALERLLAESDLVSLQCPLTPETHHLINADRLSKMKRGAMLVNTSRGGLVDTSAAIEGLKSGQLGGFALDVYEEESGVFFEDLSQEVMQDDVLSRLMTFPNVLITSHQAFFTREALETIAQTTLQSIDAFSRGEELVNEVVATPS; encoded by the coding sequence ATGAAGATCGCCTGTTTCAGCACCAAGCCTTACGACGAGAAATTTTTGTCGGCGGCGGCGGAAAACTTCAGTCATGAAATGGTGTTCTTGGAACACCGCTTGGACGCTTCCACCGTGGTCTTGGTGGATGGCTGTGACGCCGTTTGCGCATTCGTCAACGACACACTCGATGCGTCCGTTCTGGAGAAGCTCAGCGAGTTTGGGATTGGCTTGCTGGCGATGCGGTGTGCTGGCATCAACAACGTGGATTTGGATGCTGCGGCGAAATTCGGAGTCCGAGTCGTGCGGGTCCCTCGCTACTCGCCGTACGCGGTTGCGGAGCACACGGTGGGGCTGATTTTGACTTTGAATCGCAAGATTCACAAAGCTTACAACCGAGTGCGTGAGAACAACTTTTCCATTGACGGGTTCTTGGGGTTCGATCTGCACGGACGAACGTTCGGTGTGATTGGAACCGGTGCAATCGGTCGCGTTTTGGCGCGGATCATGAACGGGTTTGGGTGCCGGGTGTTGTTGTACGATCCCTACCCGAACGAAGAAGCCAAGCAGCTCGGCGAGTATGTTGCCTTGGAGCGTCTGCTGGCGGAGTCCGACTTGGTTTCGTTGCAGTGCCCGCTGACGCCGGAAACACACCATTTGATCAATGCGGATCGACTCAGCAAAATGAAACGTGGCGCGATGTTGGTCAACACATCACGTGGCGGTTTGGTGGACACCTCGGCGGCCATCGAAGGACTGAAATCCGGGCAATTGGGCGGGTTTGCATTGGATGTGTACGAAGAAGAATCCGGTGTGTTTTTCGAAGACCTTTCTCAGGAAGTCATGCAGGACGATGTGCTGTCACGATTGATGACGTTTCCCAATGTCTTGATCACTTCCCACCAGGCGTTCTTCACCCGGGAAGCTTTGGAAACGATCGCTCAAACCACACTTCAGAGCATCGATGCATTCAGTCGGGGTGAAGAATTGGTCAATGAGGTGGTTGCCACACCATCATGA
- a CDS encoding type III polyketide synthase produces the protein MTAQILSIATAHPTNQADLAFSTHCAQSMSCEDETQALKLAKLYRRTGVDTRGSVLVEKGDAGELTQSFYPPLADGADRGPTMATRNERYAAEAPVLACRAGQAALDGSGISPDDVTHVVTVTCTGFTAPGIDVQLIDQLGLPITTQRIQVGFMGCHGLVNALRTARGLVAADADAVVLIVCIELCSLHYQYGYDAQRIVSGSLFADGSAGLIVAGDDCPESSSVDSPLGEIVSVGSCLIRDSHDAMTWRIGDNGFIMTLESSVPGFIEKNLRDFIVPWLAKSGLDLDSIGGWAVHPGGVRILQSVETALELPADALDISREVLREHGNMSSATLGFVLQKFQQRNVPGPWLMLGFGPGLEIEVAVIR, from the coding sequence ATGACTGCCCAGATTCTTTCCATCGCGACGGCTCATCCGACAAATCAAGCCGACCTCGCGTTTTCGACCCACTGCGCACAAAGCATGTCGTGCGAGGACGAAACCCAAGCTCTCAAGCTGGCCAAACTCTATCGCCGAACCGGAGTCGACACACGCGGCAGTGTGCTGGTCGAAAAAGGTGATGCGGGCGAGCTGACCCAGTCGTTCTACCCGCCTTTGGCAGACGGTGCTGATCGTGGGCCCACCATGGCCACTCGCAACGAACGGTATGCGGCCGAAGCGCCCGTGCTCGCATGCCGAGCGGGACAAGCTGCTCTGGATGGCAGCGGCATCTCGCCGGACGACGTCACGCACGTGGTCACCGTCACTTGCACAGGGTTCACCGCGCCGGGAATCGATGTGCAGCTGATTGACCAGCTCGGCTTGCCAATCACAACCCAGCGAATCCAAGTTGGGTTCATGGGTTGCCATGGGTTGGTCAACGCTCTTCGTACCGCACGAGGGTTGGTCGCGGCCGACGCCGATGCGGTGGTCTTGATCGTTTGCATCGAGCTTTGCAGCCTGCACTATCAGTATGGTTACGACGCTCAGCGGATTGTGTCCGGGTCGTTGTTCGCCGATGGTTCCGCTGGGTTGATTGTTGCCGGGGACGATTGTCCTGAATCAAGCAGTGTCGATTCCCCGCTGGGCGAAATCGTCTCGGTGGGATCCTGCCTGATTCGCGACAGTCACGATGCCATGACGTGGCGGATTGGTGACAACGGATTCATCATGACACTCGAATCCAGTGTGCCCGGATTCATTGAAAAGAACCTGCGAGATTTCATCGTGCCTTGGCTGGCGAAATCGGGATTGGATTTGGATTCGATCGGCGGTTGGGCGGTGCATCCCGGCGGCGTGCGGATTTTGCAGTCGGTCGAAACCGCGTTGGAGTTGCCAGCGGACGCGCTGGACATTTCTCGGGAAGTGTTGCGGGAGCACGGCAACATGTCGTCAGCAACGCTCGGGTTTGTTCTGCAGAAGTTCCAGCAACGAAACGTGCCTGGTCCGTGGTTGATGCTGGGCTTTGGTCCCGGCCTTGAAATCGAAGTCGCCGTCATTCGCTGA
- a CDS encoding MIP/aquaporin family protein: MHPYVAEFIGTMFLVLFGNGVVANVVLPQTKGNDGGWIVIAAGWGIAVFIGAFCANEFSGAHLNPAVTLAMYLADEGFSLVDSGGYIGAQMLGGMAGALLVYVFYREHFRQASDDPDGMLACFSTAPNIRNLPQAFVCEMIGTFALILPIFLLVDPGFSAGAEPAENAPMLGLGSIGLLPVGLLVFGIGLSLGGPTGYAINPARDLGPRLIHALLPINGKQGSDWQYAWVPVLGPLTGAALAVLVNSFL; the protein is encoded by the coding sequence ATGCATCCGTATGTGGCAGAGTTTATCGGGACGATGTTCCTCGTCTTGTTTGGAAATGGCGTGGTTGCGAACGTCGTTCTCCCCCAAACGAAAGGGAATGATGGGGGCTGGATCGTGATCGCTGCAGGCTGGGGGATCGCTGTTTTCATCGGAGCATTCTGTGCCAATGAATTCAGTGGGGCTCATCTGAATCCCGCGGTCACACTCGCAATGTACTTGGCGGACGAAGGGTTCAGTCTGGTCGACAGCGGCGGGTACATCGGCGCCCAAATGCTGGGTGGGATGGCTGGCGCGTTGCTGGTTTATGTGTTCTACCGCGAACATTTTCGCCAGGCGTCCGACGATCCGGATGGGATGCTGGCCTGCTTCAGCACGGCTCCGAACATTCGCAATCTCCCCCAAGCGTTTGTCTGCGAAATGATTGGAACGTTCGCTCTGATCCTGCCCATTTTCTTGTTGGTGGACCCGGGCTTCAGTGCCGGGGCAGAACCGGCTGAGAACGCTCCCATGCTAGGCCTCGGATCGATTGGGTTGTTGCCCGTTGGCTTGCTCGTGTTTGGCATTGGACTGTCACTGGGAGGACCAACCGGTTACGCGATCAATCCAGCCAGGGACCTTGGCCCGCGATTGATCCACGCCTTGCTACCCATCAATGGAAAACAAGGCAGCGATTGGCAGTACGCCTGGGTTCCCGTGCTGGGTCCGCTCACCGGTGCTGCCTTGGCCGTCCTGGTCAACTCGTTTTTATAA
- a CDS encoding hybrid sensor histidine kinase/response regulator has translation MEARVNSTATTENQRSLTRSLVNPLAVAVVIIVLIISGVIAFHNIRELQETRLKVGLTLKVLASLAEIEGAVMDAERGQRDYLITGDSRHLDPFSEAVKRTQQGLRQFEELTEDHAVQRAKFDELRPLVEERIRHLNAVLKVRAEEGPEAARNAVIENSRWNLMGDIEKLAISMRKIEEDLLVVREAMATRAYRSGIVTSVSSTLIGLILVGSVLYLLERNRRKAERDALMLNATRERVQLALDAAEMGAWNIDPTTHTLRTDERYRRIHGVEHKEMTLEDSLKRIHPDDRARVRQAVRASMSPLDPSPYSVEYRVVHKDGSIRWVSGKGIARGTKRRGKPVLTSFDGTVADVTERKRQEERLQRSEQIALAANQSKSEFLANMSHEIRTPMAAILGYADVLLGHLEDPDNRNCVMIMKRNGEHLLSLINDILDLSRIEAGKLSVDAEQVPLPRLVGDIQSLMQVRADEKNVDFQVEFEGRVPQSIDTDPTRLRQVLINLIGNAIKFTDEGSVRLKVRFVKGADPPVIEFSIVDTGIGISKEQQNRLFKPFSQGDASVTRKYGGSGLGLAISQRLIEMMEGEMSLDSELGEGSTFYVRLPVHSLEGIELVKPDLVKQPPRPEEVFAETPILKCRVLVVDDRRDVRHISQHFLEKAGAKVATAEDGQLGFDAAIQARDAGDPFDLIVMDMQMPKVDGLQATALLRSAGIDWPIIALTADAMKGDRDRCLNGGCDDYLSKPIDHVQLVNMVASYTHDMDVNELVERRHLRANQLQEKIEREGRLRR, from the coding sequence ATGGAAGCACGAGTGAACTCAACGGCGACGACCGAGAATCAACGCAGTCTCACTCGCAGCCTCGTCAATCCGTTGGCGGTGGCGGTGGTCATCATCGTGTTGATCATCAGTGGTGTCATTGCGTTTCACAACATTCGCGAACTTCAGGAAACACGGCTCAAAGTCGGTTTGACGTTGAAGGTGCTGGCATCGTTGGCAGAGATCGAAGGCGCTGTGATGGACGCCGAACGCGGCCAGCGGGACTACTTGATCACCGGCGATTCCCGGCATTTGGACCCGTTCAGTGAAGCCGTCAAACGCACCCAGCAGGGGCTGCGCCAATTTGAAGAGCTGACCGAAGATCACGCGGTTCAGCGAGCCAAGTTTGATGAACTGCGGCCGTTGGTCGAAGAACGCATTCGGCATCTCAACGCGGTTTTGAAGGTCCGAGCAGAAGAAGGCCCGGAGGCCGCTCGGAATGCCGTCATCGAGAATTCGCGATGGAACTTGATGGGGGACATCGAGAAGCTGGCAATCTCGATGCGAAAAATCGAAGAGGATCTGCTGGTCGTTCGCGAAGCGATGGCGACGCGAGCTTATCGCAGTGGGATCGTGACATCGGTGTCCTCCACGCTGATCGGTTTGATCTTGGTTGGCAGCGTGCTGTATTTGTTGGAACGCAACCGCCGCAAAGCGGAGCGGGATGCGCTGATGTTGAACGCGACTCGAGAGCGAGTGCAGTTGGCACTCGACGCTGCAGAAATGGGGGCCTGGAACATCGATCCCACGACCCACACGCTGCGAACAGATGAACGGTACCGCCGAATTCATGGGGTCGAGCACAAGGAGATGACGCTCGAAGATTCGTTAAAACGAATTCATCCAGATGACCGGGCGAGGGTTCGGCAAGCGGTGCGAGCTTCGATGTCACCCTTGGACCCTTCGCCGTATTCGGTGGAGTACCGCGTGGTGCACAAAGACGGGTCGATTCGGTGGGTGTCGGGGAAGGGAATCGCTCGAGGCACCAAACGCCGTGGCAAACCTGTTCTGACCAGTTTCGATGGCACGGTGGCGGACGTGACGGAACGCAAACGCCAAGAGGAACGCCTGCAACGCAGCGAGCAAATTGCGCTGGCGGCCAATCAATCCAAGAGCGAATTTCTGGCGAACATGAGTCACGAGATTCGGACCCCGATGGCTGCGATTCTGGGGTACGCGGATGTGTTGCTGGGCCACTTGGAAGACCCTGACAATCGGAACTGTGTGATGATCATGAAACGCAACGGGGAGCACCTGTTGTCGTTGATCAATGACATTCTGGATTTGTCACGCATCGAGGCTGGCAAGCTCAGCGTGGATGCCGAGCAGGTTCCTCTGCCACGTTTGGTGGGTGACATCCAGTCTCTGATGCAGGTCCGTGCGGACGAGAAAAACGTTGACTTCCAAGTCGAGTTCGAGGGCCGCGTGCCGCAGTCCATCGATACGGACCCGACTCGATTGCGGCAAGTGTTGATCAACTTGATTGGCAATGCCATCAAGTTCACAGATGAAGGCAGCGTGCGTTTGAAAGTTCGCTTCGTGAAAGGTGCGGATCCGCCGGTGATTGAATTTTCAATTGTCGACACGGGCATTGGCATCAGCAAGGAGCAGCAGAACCGGTTGTTCAAACCGTTTTCGCAGGGCGACGCCTCGGTGACGCGAAAGTATGGCGGCAGTGGATTGGGGCTGGCCATCAGCCAGCGATTGATCGAGATGATGGAGGGGGAAATGTCACTGGACAGCGAACTGGGCGAAGGTTCGACGTTCTATGTGCGATTGCCGGTTCATTCCCTGGAAGGCATCGAGTTGGTCAAGCCGGATTTGGTCAAGCAGCCTCCTCGTCCAGAGGAGGTGTTCGCCGAAACACCGATCTTGAAGTGCCGGGTGTTGGTGGTCGACGATCGACGGGACGTCCGTCACATCAGCCAACACTTTCTGGAAAAGGCGGGTGCGAAGGTCGCCACCGCGGAAGACGGTCAACTAGGTTTCGACGCTGCCATTCAGGCTCGTGATGCCGGCGATCCGTTCGATTTGATCGTGATGGACATGCAGATGCCCAAGGTGGATGGGCTGCAGGCGACGGCGCTGTTGCGGTCCGCTGGCATTGATTGGCCAATCATTGCTTTGACCGCGGATGCAATGAAAGGCGACCGCGATCGGTGCCTCAATGGTGGTTGCGACGACTACCTGTCCAAGCCCATCGACCATGTCCAATTGGTCAACATGGTGGCCAGCTACACGCATGACATGGATGTCAACGAATTGGTGGAGCGTCGCCATCTGCGAGCGAATCAATTGCAAGAAAAGATCGAACGCGAAGGCAGGTTGCGACGTTGA
- a CDS encoding SDR family NAD(P)-dependent oxidoreductase, producing MPSQSRPVALVTGAATGVGRACAIGLARQGHDVVINYSRSETEAKQTAADVEALGVKSMLVRCDVSVDQDVREMIDQIRETFGRLDCLINNAATTEFIEHAQLETLTEPMWDRILGVNLKGPFFVTRAAADLLREGEGGSVVNVSSVAGITGSGSSIAYCASKGGLNTLTKSLARALAPEIRVNAVCPGPIDSRWIRQGNPDWDLEAMVADYPLPKASQPEDIADAVLFFATGTSMTTGQLLPVDGGQTLG from the coding sequence ATGCCTTCCCAATCACGCCCCGTCGCTCTGGTCACCGGCGCCGCCACTGGTGTGGGTCGAGCCTGTGCGATCGGACTGGCCCGACAAGGGCACGACGTCGTGATCAATTACTCTCGCAGTGAAACCGAAGCCAAGCAAACCGCTGCCGACGTGGAAGCCCTGGGCGTGAAATCCATGTTGGTTCGCTGCGACGTTTCGGTCGACCAAGACGTTCGCGAGATGATCGATCAAATTCGCGAAACGTTCGGTCGCCTGGATTGCTTGATCAACAACGCGGCCACAACCGAGTTCATTGAACACGCCCAATTGGAAACGCTCACGGAACCGATGTGGGACCGCATTCTCGGCGTGAATTTGAAAGGGCCATTCTTTGTCACGCGTGCCGCCGCAGATCTGCTTCGCGAAGGCGAGGGTGGCTCCGTCGTCAACGTCAGCTCGGTCGCAGGAATCACCGGTTCAGGGTCCTCGATCGCTTACTGTGCCAGCAAGGGTGGCCTGAACACGCTGACCAAATCTCTGGCACGAGCCCTCGCCCCCGAAATTCGCGTCAACGCCGTTTGTCCCGGTCCGATCGATAGCCGCTGGATTCGGCAAGGCAATCCCGACTGGGACCTGGAGGCAATGGTCGCGGACTACCCGTTGCCCAAAGCTTCTCAGCCAGAAGACATCGCCGACGCAGTCCTGTTCTTTGCAACGGGAACCAGCATGACGACCGGCCAATTGCTGCCTGTCGACGGCGGCCAAACACTCGGCTGA
- a CDS encoding methyltransferase domain-containing protein: MTSARVRSDEWMDDPGLDPERHRQALAGLARLNRISLVSRVFYPRLVRLAAQQPRRPLRVLDVASGSADLPIDWLRRAKRQGIRMEVTSLDRSEYAMDVALESAKAAGVTLGTVVRDCLTDGLPSGFDVVTNSLFMHHLENYQAVRLIQEMWRVSERSVLICDLDRSSVNLALVAAASRLVSRSDVVHHDATASVRAAFSRPEFSALLRQAMGYDIPVRISFPCRYLAVIDQACVAELAGRSSPILSGAIP, encoded by the coding sequence ATGACTTCCGCACGTGTTCGCAGTGATGAATGGATGGACGATCCGGGGTTAGATCCTGAGCGTCATCGACAAGCTCTGGCTGGATTGGCTCGGTTGAACCGAATCAGTTTGGTTTCAAGGGTCTTTTATCCTCGGTTGGTCCGCTTGGCGGCCCAGCAGCCGCGGCGGCCTCTGCGGGTCTTGGATGTTGCCAGTGGCAGCGCTGATTTGCCGATCGATTGGCTGAGGCGAGCCAAACGTCAAGGCATTCGGATGGAAGTCACGTCGCTGGATCGCAGCGAGTACGCGATGGACGTGGCGTTGGAATCGGCCAAGGCTGCCGGCGTGACGTTGGGAACGGTCGTGCGAGATTGTTTGACCGATGGATTGCCGTCGGGGTTTGATGTCGTGACCAATTCGTTGTTCATGCACCATTTGGAAAACTACCAAGCGGTCCGATTGATCCAAGAGATGTGGCGTGTGAGCGAACGCTCGGTGTTGATCTGTGATTTGGATCGTTCGTCCGTCAATCTGGCCTTGGTTGCCGCCGCGTCTCGTTTGGTTTCGCGGAGTGATGTGGTTCACCACGATGCCACCGCCAGTGTTCGTGCCGCGTTCAGTCGTCCCGAGTTTTCGGCGCTGCTTCGACAAGCGATGGGGTACGACATTCCGGTCCGGATTTCTTTTCCGTGCCGTTACTTGGCAGTGATTGACCAGGCTTGCGTGGCAGAATTGGCGGGGAGATCGTCGCCGATTCTGTCGGGTGCCATTCCGTGA
- a CDS encoding NAD(P)/FAD-dependent oxidoreductase → MRGRIGGEIVADSVGCHSVTGDDETRDLGKVAIIGAGVAGSAAAIRFAQRGARVTLFEKSVFPREKVCGCCLGAAGLAALDAIGVGQSVRERGVPTKFFQGFFQSSSSKAASAAEMSASRRPVPGVCIGFREGVALSRAELDQHLLQLAVQSGVEVRQPCEATIVRESQEQVWIETGSGSPETFDLVVVSSGLTGRFRQRDAADLPWVETPHGPMGISAHMSERDAQQMGWQLDLGEIQMHCGAEGYVGIVRLPGGALDLAAAIHPRRKLASDTGGGRQAIQSQVLSLLLASGRFNSSQSQQLEHWFCEVADWQTTPPLRRKRVSGRGRIVAIGDAAGYVEPLTGEGMTWGIESGLAVADLWALYRMPQMTPNGGGDFGANWDLRALKFQTRRRQLCRWVTRMVRYRPVRWFACHGLRRADWLAVPFTRSLANGPRFDTTSPIHRTASSFADTSLRTHVSS, encoded by the coding sequence TTGCGTGGCAGAATTGGCGGGGAGATCGTCGCCGATTCTGTCGGGTGCCATTCCGTGACCGGGGACGACGAAACTCGGGACTTGGGAAAGGTCGCGATCATTGGCGCGGGCGTGGCGGGATCTGCCGCAGCCATTCGGTTTGCTCAGCGAGGTGCCCGGGTCACGTTGTTCGAAAAGTCGGTGTTCCCACGCGAAAAAGTTTGCGGGTGTTGCTTGGGAGCGGCGGGATTGGCGGCTTTGGATGCGATTGGCGTTGGTCAATCGGTTCGAGAACGCGGCGTTCCGACGAAGTTCTTCCAAGGTTTCTTTCAATCGTCTTCGTCGAAAGCGGCTTCCGCGGCAGAAATGAGTGCTTCACGACGGCCTGTGCCTGGTGTCTGCATCGGGTTCCGGGAAGGCGTTGCACTTTCGCGGGCGGAGTTGGACCAGCATCTGCTTCAGCTCGCCGTTCAGTCCGGCGTTGAGGTGCGTCAGCCTTGCGAGGCGACCATTGTCAGGGAGTCGCAGGAGCAGGTTTGGATCGAGACTGGTTCGGGTTCGCCGGAGACGTTTGATTTGGTGGTTGTGTCGTCGGGGCTGACGGGTCGGTTCCGGCAGCGTGATGCGGCGGATCTTCCGTGGGTTGAAACCCCCCATGGTCCGATGGGGATTTCCGCGCACATGAGCGAACGTGACGCCCAGCAAATGGGGTGGCAATTGGACCTCGGCGAGATCCAAATGCATTGTGGAGCAGAGGGTTACGTGGGGATCGTGCGGCTTCCTGGTGGTGCCTTGGATTTGGCGGCCGCGATTCATCCGAGAAGGAAATTGGCTTCCGACACGGGCGGGGGGCGGCAGGCCATTCAGTCGCAGGTGCTGTCTCTGTTGTTGGCCTCGGGGCGGTTCAATTCATCGCAATCCCAGCAACTGGAGCATTGGTTCTGCGAGGTCGCTGATTGGCAAACAACCCCGCCGCTGCGGCGAAAACGGGTGAGCGGACGGGGGCGAATCGTCGCGATTGGCGATGCGGCTGGGTACGTGGAACCGCTCACCGGCGAAGGAATGACCTGGGGAATTGAGAGCGGTTTGGCGGTGGCTGATTTGTGGGCTTTGTATCGGATGCCGCAGATGACGCCTAACGGTGGAGGCGATTTTGGTGCAAACTGGGACCTTCGAGCATTGAAGTTTCAAACCCGCCGTCGGCAATTGTGTCGCTGGGTCACCAGGATGGTTCGATACCGTCCGGTTCGCTGGTTCGCATGTCACGGTCTCCGACGTGCAGATTGGTTGGCGGTTCCTTTCACTCGTAGTCTCGCAAACGGCCCGCGTTTCGACACAACGTCCCCCATCCACCGCACCGCATCGAGCTTCGCGGACACTTCTCTTCGGACTCACGTCTCTTCATGA
- a CDS encoding prolipoprotein diacylglyceryl transferase, whose product MRRTLLLFPHEFAGWPLFGVGWALFFLVIAVLAFVGWESRRGGVGAVAAIRQIAGFALMAAVILVFVVPRTELVNSLGEPVGVAVRGYGMFLMLAAIASVGLAAWRAERAGLGADSILQLAPWTFIGGLLGARIFYVTQYFEDFLRPTWTETLLSMAALNQGGLVVYGGFIGGFIASLIALKRHGTPIWRIGDVIIPCIFVGLLFGRLGCLMNGCCYGGACESGPLAVRFPAGSQVHAEQLLSGELLGIQGRPISSEDEVPPGQSRLIVDAVRPDSLASQAGIEAGQTLRIALDSSYRDQVPLDRPVEEALPGVFVLESDEVLARFSPQDLPAIAEPVWGTQIISSVFAAIMFVVLLIVERILHRAPKRTSDAATERAISGGSRPGVLMLIGFIAYGVLRIVLEWIRVDEKGQFGTSLSISQWVSLMVIAASLIALFIRWRGVAGNENGPMENENDS is encoded by the coding sequence ATGCGTCGGACGCTGTTATTGTTCCCACATGAATTCGCGGGCTGGCCCCTTTTTGGGGTGGGTTGGGCGTTGTTTTTTTTGGTGATCGCCGTGTTGGCCTTTGTGGGCTGGGAATCTCGTCGCGGTGGCGTGGGGGCAGTCGCCGCCATTCGCCAAATCGCTGGCTTTGCCCTGATGGCGGCGGTGATCTTGGTTTTCGTGGTTCCGCGAACGGAGCTGGTCAACTCGCTGGGCGAACCGGTCGGGGTGGCGGTCCGCGGGTACGGGATGTTCCTGATGCTGGCGGCGATCGCGTCGGTGGGCTTGGCTGCCTGGCGGGCGGAGCGTGCCGGATTGGGGGCAGATTCGATTTTGCAGCTGGCCCCCTGGACCTTCATCGGTGGCTTGCTCGGAGCCCGGATTTTCTATGTCACGCAGTACTTCGAAGATTTTCTGCGGCCGACCTGGACGGAAACGCTGCTGTCGATGGCGGCGCTGAATCAGGGCGGTTTGGTCGTCTATGGCGGCTTCATCGGTGGGTTCATCGCTTCGTTGATCGCGTTGAAACGGCACGGGACACCGATCTGGCGAATCGGCGATGTGATCATCCCCTGCATCTTTGTGGGGTTGTTGTTTGGCCGCTTGGGGTGCCTGATGAACGGGTGCTGCTACGGGGGCGCGTGTGAATCCGGGCCATTGGCGGTTCGGTTCCCGGCTGGATCCCAGGTTCACGCGGAGCAACTGTTGTCGGGCGAGTTGTTGGGAATCCAAGGGCGACCGATCTCATCCGAAGATGAAGTCCCGCCCGGTCAGTCGCGATTGATCGTGGATGCGGTGCGTCCCGATTCTTTGGCCAGCCAAGCAGGAATTGAAGCCGGGCAAACGTTGAGGATTGCTTTGGACAGTTCTTACCGAGACCAGGTGCCGCTGGACCGGCCGGTGGAAGAAGCCCTGCCCGGGGTGTTTGTGCTGGAAAGTGACGAAGTTTTGGCGAGATTTTCGCCGCAGGATCTGCCGGCGATTGCGGAGCCCGTTTGGGGCACGCAAATTATCAGTTCTGTTTTTGCAGCCATCATGTTCGTCGTATTGCTGATCGTGGAACGAATCCTGCACCGAGCACCCAAGCGAACCAGTGACGCCGCGACTGAGCGAGCAATCTCAGGAGGGAGTCGGCCGGGAGTGCTGATGCTGATTGGTTTCATCGCCTATGGCGTGTTGCGAATCGTGTTGGAATGGATTCGCGTCGATGAGAAAGGTCAGTTTGGAACCTCGTTGTCGATCTCTCAGTGGGTCAGTTTGATGGTCATTGCGGCCAGTTTGATCGCTCTGTTCATTCGCTGGCGAGGTGTGGCTGGAAACGAGAATGGACCCATGGAAAACGAGAACGATTCATGA